GTTTGCCTGATAACTTCCCGTTCTGTGTTTTTTATGATTTCTTTGAGACTTTGATGGGAATATATGTTGCTTATGGAACCATGCCTGCAAATGATTTCTGGTAAGTGCTGCGGTTCAATATATTCTGCTTCAGTCATACTTAGCGCATAGTGGATAGCATTATATAATTCCCGTGTATTACCGGGCCAATCGTATTGACTAAGGATTTGAAATGCATCCTCAGTTATCTGAATTTGCTGTTGCGTGGTTGTTTGTTGCTTAACCAAAAAATTGATGAATGAAGTGATGTCTCTTCTTCTCTCCCGCAACGGTGTAATCATAATAGGAACACCATTAAGCCGATAATATAAATCTTCTCGAAACCGTTTCTTATCTACCAATTTTCCCAAATCCTTATTTGTAGCCGTTATGACTTGAACATCAATTTCTCGTTCCTGTAAGCCACCGACTTTTCGGATCCTTCCTTCCTGTAAAACACGAAGCAGTTTTGCCTGAAGTTCAAAAGGCAAATCACCTATCTCATCTAAAAAGAGAGTACCATAATTGGATAATTCAAAAAGACCGACCTTCCCGCCTTTTTTAGAACTAGTAAATGATCCCTCCTCATAACCAAATAATTCGCTTTCCAGAAGTTCTGCAGGTATGGCTGCACAATTAACTGGAATAAAGGGAAACTTTGCACGGGGCCCTTCACTATGAATAGCATGAGCAAATAACTCCTTTCCCGTACCGCTTTCTCCTTGTATTAGTATGTTTAAATTCGAATGCGCTGCTTTCTTTGCTAATTCTACTGTTTCCTTCAGACCTCCATCTTTTCCAATAATATCATCAAACGTATACTTAGTTTGGTACATATGACCCACGGTATTTTCCAATCTGGCAAGTCGTTCTTTGCTATTTTTAAGTTCTTTTGTCAGAAAGTGAACCTCATTTAAGCTTTTACAAACAGAAACGGCGCCAACAATTTTTCCATGTTTACGTACGGGTGCTGTATCAATTACATATTCAATTTGTCCTTCCCTGCGATAGATGCCGGCTCTTCGCTTACCGTCTTTTAATGCCTCGGGTAGAATTGCTCCTTTTCGAACTTCTTTCAAGGGTTTGCCGAGAATAGCCTCTGGTTGTACACCTGTTATTTTTGTATATTCAGTGTTAACAAATTGAACTGTTCCTTGCGAATCTATCACTAGAATCCCATCATTAATAGAATCAATCGTTTCCTCAAGCCAATTAGTATATTCTTTAGAACCTGGTCCTTTTTTATCAAAACTATTAATCACGCAACATCCCCCCTTGCATATGTTCAGATCACTTATTATAACCCTATCATATTTTTTAATTTTTTGAATGATAGGTACTTGGTAAAAATATGGATTGCAATCTACAGAAAAATACTGACAGCAGAGTAAATCAATAACAAACTCATAATTACCCGAAATAATTTATCATGTTTAGCAAACAATCTTTTAAAGATTGAACCGAACCCTGACCATAAGAGCAACGCTGACCAGCCTAGTAAAATGGTTACGATTAAACAGAGTACGATGGAATTAATAGAATGATTAAAAGGCAATATAAATGCACTCATCACAGTTAAGAAAAACAAAATGCTTTTGACATTGATAATCTGAATGATAAATCCCGATAGAAATGAGGATTGCACTCCACTAGAATTATCCGTTGTATCCTTGGGCATACCCACCTGCCATGCCAAGTAAAGCAGATATGCTGCGCCGATAATTTTAAAATATGGCTCTAAAACAGGAATCCAGTTGTATAGACCCGTTGTTAATACCCCACTTAGAATCCCTAGCACTGCAAATCCAGTCAAAATCCCGCTGCTGAACCGCCACGATCCCATGAAGCTAAATCTTCTTGCTTCATTCATCATCAAGATGTTACTTGGACCAGGTGTAATGGATGTAATAATTACATAAGAAAGAAATGCTACTATATTCATTGAATCACCTTCGTTTACTAATTTACGAATGACCAGCTTTTATTGTATGATAAGATCACCCATAAATAAAATTGAAGTTTTTAAAACCATTATCATTTTTTTCGATACATCATATAAAAAGGAGTAATGATATGGAGATTAGGCATCTTATAACCTTTCAAACCATTGTAGAAGTCGGTAGTTATACAGGAGCTGCTTCTAAGTTGGATTATACTCAGTCCACCATAACCTCACATATTCAAGCACTTGAAAACGAAATTGGCGGCGCGCTTTTTACGTATGTGAAAAGAAATTTGAAGCTTACGCATTTAGGAAGGGAATTAATGCCCTTAGCGGAAGATTTGCTTTCCACCCATGACCAGATTAAGAATATGCAAAACGCACACGAAGTTAGGGGAGTATTAAAAGTGGCTGCACCGGAGTCATTAACCATTTCCCGATTAAGTCCAATAATAAGGGAGTTTTCCTTAAAGTATCCACATGTCAAAATCATCTTAAGCAATGGCACTTGTGGGCAAAACCAGATTGATTTAATGCGCGGACAAGTAGATATTGCTTTAATGGTCTACCCGGAAATTGAATTAGAAAAATGTATTCATTATCCTTTAATTGAGGAAGAAATGGTCATTATTAGCAGTAACGATGGTCCAAATCATTTTGATGACTATAAAAATAGTAGCACCAAGCATTATTTTATAACAAATGAAGAAGGATGCAGTTACCGAACCATGTTTGAAAGGCACCTTCTAAAGCACGACATTCAAAACTTTCAAACCATGGAATTATGGAGCATTGAAGCTATTAAACAAACCGTTATGAGCGGACTTGGATTCTCTGTTTTACCTTATATTACCGTTAAAGATGAAGTAGAAAATGGCAAATTAAAGGTTCTAACACACTCGGAAGAACTGGACCCAATATATTCCCATATGTTAATCAAAAAGAAAAAATGGCTTTCACCAGCAGTAGAGGCTTTCACAGAACTTGTTCTGGACTCTATCAGCGAATCTAATTAAGGAGTGGTTTCTGCGTGAATAAAGTTATGGTGATGTAGTCATTCATGCTTCTTTCCAAATATCCATAATGCCATATTCATGTGACGGAATATTTCCCGGAAAATATATTTGGCCATGGTTTATTCCGTCTTTTATACATTTCTAACACTAACCACATGAATAAATAATTTTAATGGATACTAGCTTAACAATAATTTGTTTATCCCTATCCTTCTCAGGTATTTCTTTAGCCCAAAATATAATACCTCGAATTCGAGATATTTTCCTTGCACTATTATCAATTGAGTAGTAAAGTGAAGATAACGAAAGGAAGTGATCAT
This Virgibacillus phasianinus DNA region includes the following protein-coding sequences:
- a CDS encoding sigma-54 interaction domain-containing protein, with protein sequence MINSFDKKGPGSKEYTNWLEETIDSINDGILVIDSQGTVQFVNTEYTKITGVQPEAILGKPLKEVRKGAILPEALKDGKRRAGIYRREGQIEYVIDTAPVRKHGKIVGAVSVCKSLNEVHFLTKELKNSKERLARLENTVGHMYQTKYTFDDIIGKDGGLKETVELAKKAAHSNLNILIQGESGTGKELFAHAIHSEGPRAKFPFIPVNCAAIPAELLESELFGYEEGSFTSSKKGGKVGLFELSNYGTLFLDEIGDLPFELQAKLLRVLQEGRIRKVGGLQEREIDVQVITATNKDLGKLVDKKRFREDLYYRLNGVPIMITPLRERRRDITSFINFLVKQQTTTQQQIQITEDAFQILSQYDWPGNTRELYNAIHYALSMTEAEYIEPQHLPEIICRHGSISNIYSHQSLKEIIKNTEREVIRQTLKTCGETLEGKKLAAQHLGISLATLYNKMDQ
- a CDS encoding LysE family translocator, which translates into the protein MNIVAFLSYVIITSITPGPSNILMMNEARRFSFMGSWRFSSGILTGFAVLGILSGVLTTGLYNWIPVLEPYFKIIGAAYLLYLAWQVGMPKDTTDNSSGVQSSFLSGFIIQIINVKSILFFLTVMSAFILPFNHSINSIVLCLIVTILLGWSALLLWSGFGSIFKRLFAKHDKLFRVIMSLLLIYSAVSIFL
- a CDS encoding LysR family transcriptional regulator translates to MEIRHLITFQTIVEVGSYTGAASKLDYTQSTITSHIQALENEIGGALFTYVKRNLKLTHLGRELMPLAEDLLSTHDQIKNMQNAHEVRGVLKVAAPESLTISRLSPIIREFSLKYPHVKIILSNGTCGQNQIDLMRGQVDIALMVYPEIELEKCIHYPLIEEEMVIISSNDGPNHFDDYKNSSTKHYFITNEEGCSYRTMFERHLLKHDIQNFQTMELWSIEAIKQTVMSGLGFSVLPYITVKDEVENGKLKVLTHSEELDPIYSHMLIKKKKWLSPAVEAFTELVLDSISESN